GGGATAAACACTAACATTACTAGGTAGACCTCTAAGTAAGGAAAAGTTGGGTACAAATATTTAGCAAAGAAACACATATCTTAAGTAGAACAGAAAGGTTCCTATGTGGATATGTTGGATAATTGGATGAGTAGTCAGAAGGGCTAAaaaagtggggggtgggagggtaagAAAACTTGTCTGCTAAAAAAAAATTCCGATCAAAGATGTTGATAAATACTATTTCCACAAATGACTTGAAAGGTACTGACTGACCCTGTCCAACCTCTTCTACCATCTACCTAAAAAAATTGCCAGATAGTTATATACCACCACAAAACAAACCCCCCGCCCCTCCTATATGCATAATGTTGATCTCTTCCTTCCTAAAAGTAGGctattaaatatgtatgtatacatgtgtgtacaaatgtgtattacacacacatattttactaAGCTTTTAATTCACATTATCTTTCTCCAATTCTTCTAAACCCTGTTGCtctgtgattctttttctttgttttaaagatttggcATGCCAAATGATTCGAGACAAAGATACTGCTTGGACTCTCTCAATTATACTCTTCAAACACTTCCTTCAGATAAAAGCTTTGACTTAATTAAGCATTCATGTGTGTATGGTATGTGTGTGACGGAggatgggagaggaggggagaaaggtatTATAGataactttgaaaattaaaaaagaaaaaaattctatataGATAAAAAGAACACCCTGACATGGGAAAATTACCTTTGGTTCTTGATCTCTGACAACACACTGTTGTGAAGTAATACTTGTTGCATCAACAGAGGAACTTATTTTCTCTATGCTCTggatgatattttctttttggggggcatGTGGAAAGTCTGCCTTTATGAATAAAGTCTTACTCTGTTTTAGGTAGTTTATGGATGGGTTCAGTTTATGTGGGTTTAGGATAGAAAGAGATGTTGTCTCcacttttttattcttctctgcCCTTAGATTGGCCATGGAAGCAAGCTGGGTATTTGATTTTGTCTCCATCTGGGAAGATTTATTTTTAGCCAAAACAAAATTTACAACCTCTCTGGATATTTCTGTGACTGGACTTGAACTCACTATCTGTGATACATCTTTTCTTGGTGGAATATCAGGAGAAACAGAATTCTGTTGATCAATTTGTGATGGCAAAACATCTGTCCCCTTTATAGTCAACAGATAGATTTTCCCATTAAACATAACCAAAGCATTATCCTTAATAGGCATACTTTTGGACTGTGTCCCACTATGACTGATGGTACTCAATGGTGGCACATTTATAGTATTATctcccatatttttcttttctacaaaactttttaaaatctgtgaaGCCACATTATTTGAAGACTTAACAGGAACAAGAGATGGAGTACAAGGCTGTAGATTTTCTTGAAAAATCCATTTCACTGGAGCAGCTTGAGCATGCTGACCACCTCTTAATTGTGTCTCTTTAGCAACATTCACTGGAATTTGTGTGGTATTTAGTATCACTGGCCTTGCTATTTCTGTAACAGGTTTTGGATAAATGTGTTGAAAGTTCTTGGTAACTacatttttcactgtttttacaGGAGATACGTAAATAACAGATGGTATTTGGGAGGCCTCAACTGTTCCTGAGGTGCTTGTGGTTGCAGCTGCAAGTATCTTTTGCTGAACTGAAGGAGGCAATGACGACGCTGGTACAGACTTCACTTCAGCATGGGCTGGAATTTGTAAATGATGCCCAGAAGGCAAAACTGGAGATTTCACAGTCATTGGAAGACTCTGAGGACTTACTAAAATGTAAGATGAATCATTTTGTTTTGAGGAGGAAGAAACAGCCAATCTTTGCATGGTGAGTCCATCAATTTTCACACCATGACTCTGAACTTTAGAAACTGATGAGGTAAAATTTTCAGTTCTCACAGAAGTGACTCTAACTTTTTCTGCTGTATCTACTGTTCTTGTAAATAAATAGTTTGAAGAACTGGCTGGCTGAAAAATGGGCAATTGAGGTGATGATGCACTTGTGGAAGAGCTGGAAATCTGAGTCTGAAAAGTAACTTGCACTGGGCTTCCTGTATTCCCTTTCAAAGCATCAGACATAACTGAAGATTGCACTAGTGGTATAAGATTTCCAGAGAAATTAGGAATTGGAAGTAAT
The sequence above is drawn from the Desmodus rotundus isolate HL8 chromosome 12, HLdesRot8A.1, whole genome shotgun sequence genome and encodes:
- the LRIF1 gene encoding ligand-dependent nuclear receptor-interacting factor 1 isoform X2 codes for the protein MSNNLQGVFLKAAEDKSGDASHCVSGCMYQVVQTVGSDGKNLLQLLPIPNFSGNLIPLVQSSVMSDALKGNTGSPVQVTFQTQISSSSTSASSPQLPIFQPASSSNYLFTRTVDTAEKVRVTSVRTENFTSSVSKVQSHGVKIDGLTMQRLAVSSSSKQNDSSYILVSPQSLPMTVKSPVLPSGHHLQIPAHAEVKSVPASSLPPSVQQKILAAATTSTSGTVEASQIPSVIYVSPVKTVKNVVTKNFQHIYPKPVTEIARPVILNTTQIPVNVAKETQLRGGQHAQAAPVKWIFQENLQPCTPSLVPVKSSNNVASQILKSFVEKKNMGDNTINVPPLSTISHSGTQSKSMPIKDNALVMFNGKIYLLTIKGTDVLPSQIDQQNSVSPDIPPRKDVSQIVSSSPVTEISREVVNFVLAKNKSSQMETKSNTQLASMANLRAEKNKKVETTSLSILNPHKLNPSINYLKQSKTLFIKADFPHAPQKENIIQSIEKISSSVDATSITSQQCVVRDQEPKIQNEMASTLEKVTQERNDKKIFQGRSNKAYLKTDAELKKLFGLTKDLRVCLTRITDRLDTGEGFDSFGSLLKSDKETKLTGKEEEKKQVFDKKRKSKTVKMDHTKKRKTESAYYNTTVNGGTNVTSSQLSYILPTSDVSHHDIVTSCNKTREEKRTEVQHCTRENQEKDALSSNTDFEQSHSFNKNYTEDIFPMTPPELEETIRDEKIRRLKQMLREKEAALEEMRKKMHQK
- the LRIF1 gene encoding ligand-dependent nuclear receptor-interacting factor 1 isoform X1, which encodes MQLNFLDPGMLGYAKVTRKWMGLPKRAYNSDVSGCMYQVVQTVGSDGKNLLQLLPIPNFSGNLIPLVQSSVMSDALKGNTGSPVQVTFQTQISSSSTSASSPQLPIFQPASSSNYLFTRTVDTAEKVRVTSVRTENFTSSVSKVQSHGVKIDGLTMQRLAVSSSSKQNDSSYILVSPQSLPMTVKSPVLPSGHHLQIPAHAEVKSVPASSLPPSVQQKILAAATTSTSGTVEASQIPSVIYVSPVKTVKNVVTKNFQHIYPKPVTEIARPVILNTTQIPVNVAKETQLRGGQHAQAAPVKWIFQENLQPCTPSLVPVKSSNNVASQILKSFVEKKNMGDNTINVPPLSTISHSGTQSKSMPIKDNALVMFNGKIYLLTIKGTDVLPSQIDQQNSVSPDIPPRKDVSQIVSSSPVTEISREVVNFVLAKNKSSQMETKSNTQLASMANLRAEKNKKVETTSLSILNPHKLNPSINYLKQSKTLFIKADFPHAPQKENIIQSIEKISSSVDATSITSQQCVVRDQEPKIQNEMASTLEKVTQERNDKKIFQGRSNKAYLKTDAELKKLFGLTKDLRVCLTRITDRLDTGEGFDSFGSLLKSDKETKLTGKEEEKKQVFDKKRKSKTVKMDHTKKRKTESAYYNTTVNGGTNVTSSQLSYILPTSDVSHHDIVTSCNKTREEKRTEVQHCTRENQEKDALSSNTDFEQSHSFNKNYTEDIFPMTPPELEETIRDEKIRRLKQMLREKEAALEEMRKKMHQK
- the LRIF1 gene encoding ligand-dependent nuclear receptor-interacting factor 1 isoform X3; the protein is MYQVVQTVGSDGKNLLQLLPIPNFSGNLIPLVQSSVMSDALKGNTGSPVQVTFQTQISSSSTSASSPQLPIFQPASSSNYLFTRTVDTAEKVRVTSVRTENFTSSVSKVQSHGVKIDGLTMQRLAVSSSSKQNDSSYILVSPQSLPMTVKSPVLPSGHHLQIPAHAEVKSVPASSLPPSVQQKILAAATTSTSGTVEASQIPSVIYVSPVKTVKNVVTKNFQHIYPKPVTEIARPVILNTTQIPVNVAKETQLRGGQHAQAAPVKWIFQENLQPCTPSLVPVKSSNNVASQILKSFVEKKNMGDNTINVPPLSTISHSGTQSKSMPIKDNALVMFNGKIYLLTIKGTDVLPSQIDQQNSVSPDIPPRKDVSQIVSSSPVTEISREVVNFVLAKNKSSQMETKSNTQLASMANLRAEKNKKVETTSLSILNPHKLNPSINYLKQSKTLFIKADFPHAPQKENIIQSIEKISSSVDATSITSQQCVVRDQEPKIQNEMASTLEKVTQERNDKKIFQGRSNKAYLKTDAELKKLFGLTKDLRVCLTRITDRLDTGEGFDSFGSLLKSDKETKLTGKEEEKKQVFDKKRKSKTVKMDHTKKRKTESAYYNTTVNGGTNVTSSQLSYILPTSDVSHHDIVTSCNKTREEKRTEVQHCTRENQEKDALSSNTDFEQSHSFNKNYTEDIFPMTPPELEETIRDEKIRRLKQMLREKEAALEEMRKKMHQK